The Streptomyces sp. Mut1 genome window below encodes:
- a CDS encoding response regulator transcription factor — protein MGDRPARHTVLVVEDDPGIRTLLTSALNAAGYSVVSAANGGDAAGEVERGRPDLIVLDVMLPDTDGFAVTRGLRSRGDYTPVLFLTARTDIEDRIIGLSSGGDDYVTKPFHIQEILLRVRAILRRTGGAPRPPAEQPPLRYADLSVDRERHTVHRAGAPVQLSPTEFRLLVCLASQPEKVLEKQDILLAVWQYGFAGDTRIVDTYIKNLRRKIDRAGRPLIHTVRGVGYCLRLPREDAP, from the coding sequence ATGGGCGACCGGCCGGCCCGGCACACCGTGCTCGTCGTCGAGGACGACCCGGGCATCCGTACCCTGCTCACCTCGGCCCTGAACGCGGCCGGGTACAGCGTCGTCTCGGCGGCCAACGGGGGCGACGCGGCGGGCGAGGTGGAGCGGGGCCGGCCGGACCTGATCGTGCTGGACGTGATGCTTCCGGACACGGACGGGTTCGCCGTGACGCGCGGGCTGCGGTCCCGCGGCGACTACACCCCGGTGCTGTTCCTGACCGCCCGCACGGACATCGAGGACCGCATCATCGGGCTCAGCTCGGGCGGCGACGACTACGTCACCAAGCCGTTCCACATCCAGGAGATCCTGCTGCGCGTCCGGGCCATCCTGCGCCGCACCGGGGGCGCGCCCCGGCCGCCGGCCGAACAGCCCCCGCTGCGGTACGCGGACCTGAGCGTCGACCGCGAGCGGCACACCGTGCACCGGGCCGGCGCGCCCGTACAGCTGTCGCCGACCGAATTCCGGCTCCTGGTGTGCCTGGCGTCCCAGCCGGAGAAGGTGCTGGAGAAGCAGGACATCCTGCTGGCCGTGTGGCAGTACGGCTTCGCCGGGGACACCCGGATCGTCGACACGTACATCAAGAACCTGCGCCGCAAGATCGACCGCGCCGGGCGGCCGCTGATCCACACCGTGCGCGGCGTCGGCTACTGCCTGCGGCTGCCGCGCGAGGACGCGCCGTGA
- the zapE gene encoding cell division protein ZapE gives MSSSHAVPGSSPIAETAPLSLCAREPHVPADRLVAEMVPPPRFDSVRFDTYVPDPNQPSQTEAVRVLSDFAAGLGGAHASGSGRSGRARSASREGRWRATGGLFGRKAVQASGPRGVYLDGGYGVGKTHLLASLWHAAPAAPSLKAFGTFVELTNLVGALGFQQTVRTLSEHRLLCIDEFELDDPGDTVLVSSLLSRLVEAGVALAATSNTLPGKLGEGRFAAADFLREIQGLSAHFRPLRIDGEDYRHRGLPDAPPPFSDEQVTKAAYATDGASLDDFPALLDHLARVHPSRYGALADGLRAVCLTEVRPVPDQSTALRLVVLADRLYDREVPVLASGLPFDRLFSEEMLNGGYRKKYFRAISRLTALARDAKGLVEQ, from the coding sequence GTGTCGTCCTCCCACGCCGTGCCGGGGTCAAGCCCCATAGCCGAAACGGCCCCGCTGTCCCTGTGCGCCCGCGAGCCGCACGTCCCCGCCGACCGTCTGGTCGCGGAGATGGTGCCACCGCCGCGCTTCGACTCGGTACGTTTCGATACGTACGTACCCGACCCCAACCAGCCCAGCCAGACCGAGGCGGTCCGGGTCCTGAGCGACTTCGCCGCCGGGCTCGGCGGAGCGCACGCCTCCGGGTCCGGCAGATCCGGAAGGGCCCGAAGCGCGTCCCGTGAGGGGCGGTGGCGGGCGACGGGCGGGCTGTTCGGGCGCAAGGCGGTCCAGGCCTCCGGTCCGCGCGGGGTGTATCTCGACGGCGGGTACGGGGTCGGCAAGACCCATCTGCTCGCCTCGCTCTGGCACGCCGCACCGGCCGCGCCCTCGCTGAAGGCGTTCGGGACGTTCGTGGAGCTGACGAACCTGGTGGGCGCGCTCGGCTTCCAGCAGACCGTGCGGACGCTGAGCGAGCACCGGCTGCTGTGCATCGACGAGTTCGAGCTGGACGACCCGGGCGACACCGTGCTGGTGTCCTCGCTGCTGAGCCGGCTGGTCGAGGCGGGGGTGGCGCTCGCCGCGACCTCCAACACGCTGCCCGGCAAGCTCGGCGAGGGCCGGTTCGCGGCGGCCGACTTCCTGCGGGAGATCCAGGGGCTCTCCGCGCACTTCCGCCCCCTGCGCATCGACGGCGAGGACTACCGCCACCGCGGTCTGCCCGACGCCCCGCCGCCGTTCTCGGACGAGCAGGTCACCAAGGCGGCGTACGCCACCGACGGCGCCAGCCTGGACGACTTCCCCGCGCTGCTCGACCATCTGGCCCGGGTCCACCCGAGCCGGTACGGCGCGCTGGCGGACGGGCTGCGGGCGGTGTGCCTGACCGAGGTGCGGCCGGTGCCCGACCAGTCGACCGCGCTGCGGCTGGTGGTGCTCGCCGACCGGCTGTACGACCGGGAGGTGCCGGTGCTCGCGTCCGGACTGCCGTTCGACCGGCTGTTCAGTGAGGAGATGCTGAACGGCGGGTACCGGAAGAAGTACTTCCGGGCGATCTCCCGGCTGACCGCGCTGGCGCGGGACGCGAAGGGGCTGGTGGAGCAGTAG
- a CDS encoding sensor histidine kinase → MRQRARRLRPRSVRTRLVLISTVLATLAVLVSQAAGLAVMRSWLTGQIDHRLTDFRPPPPAAYAPAHGRRPDAPEPREDALPSDYRVFFYTSDGRLRPDSLGSGSGRPRLPSTVSALTLESGRPTTVPAADGGSRWRVIADTGPDGRRVVVALPLDTVEGATSKLLWFSLAIGAVVAAGVGLLGSAAVRLGLRPLARMERTALRITGGESALTVADTDPRTETGRLGIAFNTMLGQVRAALHRKDASEQRLRRFMADAGHELRTPLTSIQGFAELLVEQPRLPAARRREAHELIARNAERMSRLVDDLFLLAKLGYAPVAHRETVDLLSLAADGVGAAVVAHPGREVRLAPLGRGGGDGAEPALDVVEALGDAHQLSQVIGNLLANACRHTPPGARVEVRVGTVRTGPDTGGTDRPGRGSATAALPAGVPACVVEVADDGPGLAADAAQQVFERFYRGPAAGPDGAEPGSGLGLSIASTIAEAHDGRLEVDTRPGYGSTFRLLLPRSVGAGPGDLP, encoded by the coding sequence GTGAGACAGCGGGCGCGCCGGCTGCGGCCCCGCTCGGTGCGGACCCGGCTCGTGCTGATCTCCACCGTGCTGGCCACGCTGGCCGTGCTGGTCTCGCAGGCCGCCGGTCTCGCGGTCATGCGGTCCTGGCTGACCGGCCAGATCGACCACCGTCTGACCGACTTCCGGCCGCCTCCCCCGGCCGCGTACGCCCCGGCGCACGGCAGGCGGCCGGACGCTCCCGAGCCCCGCGAGGACGCCCTGCCGTCCGACTACCGGGTCTTCTTCTACACCTCGGACGGCCGGCTCCGCCCCGACTCGCTGGGCAGCGGCAGCGGCCGGCCCCGGCTGCCCTCCACCGTCTCCGCCCTCACGCTGGAGAGCGGGCGTCCCACGACCGTGCCCGCAGCCGACGGGGGCTCGCGCTGGCGGGTGATCGCGGACACCGGCCCGGACGGGCGGCGCGTCGTCGTCGCGCTCCCCCTCGACACCGTCGAGGGGGCCACGTCCAAGCTGCTGTGGTTCAGCCTCGCGATCGGCGCGGTCGTGGCCGCGGGTGTCGGGCTGCTGGGCAGCGCCGCCGTACGGCTGGGGCTGCGCCCGCTGGCCCGGATGGAACGCACGGCCCTGCGCATCACCGGCGGGGAGTCGGCCCTGACCGTCGCCGACACCGATCCGCGTACGGAGACCGGGCGGCTCGGCATCGCCTTCAACACGATGCTCGGCCAGGTCCGGGCGGCCCTGCACCGCAAGGACGCGTCCGAGCAGCGGCTGCGGCGCTTCATGGCGGACGCGGGCCACGAACTGCGCACCCCGCTCACCTCGATCCAGGGTTTCGCCGAACTCCTCGTGGAGCAGCCGCGCCTGCCCGCGGCGCGCCGGCGCGAGGCCCACGAGCTGATCGCCCGGAACGCGGAGCGGATGAGCCGTCTCGTCGACGATCTCTTCCTGCTGGCCAAGCTGGGGTACGCGCCCGTCGCGCACCGCGAGACCGTGGACCTGCTGTCGCTGGCGGCCGACGGGGTCGGCGCGGCGGTCGTCGCGCATCCGGGGCGCGAGGTACGCCTCGCCCCGCTGGGCCGCGGGGGCGGGGACGGTGCGGAGCCCGCGCTCGATGTGGTGGAGGCGCTGGGGGACGCGCACCAGTTGTCCCAGGTGATCGGCAACCTGCTGGCCAACGCCTGCCGGCACACCCCGCCCGGTGCCCGTGTCGAGGTCCGGGTCGGCACCGTACGCACCGGCCCGGACACCGGGGGCACCGACCGGCCGGGCCGCGGCAGCGCGACGGCAGCGCTGCCCGCCGGGGTGCCGGCGTGTGTGGTGGAGGTCGCCGACGACGGGCCGGGTCTCGCGGCGGACGCGGCGCAGCAGGTGTTCGAACGGTTCTACCGGGGGCCCGCGGCCGGCCCGGACGGCGCGGAGCCGGGGTCGGGTCTCGGTCTGTCGATCGCCTCCACCATCGCCGAGGCGCACGACGGGCGGCTCGAAGTCGACACCCGGCCGGGCTACGGCTCCACGTTCCGTCTGCTGCTGCCCCGGAGCGTCGGCGCCGGTCCCGGAGACCTGCCGTGA
- the msrB gene encoding peptide-methionine (R)-S-oxide reductase MsrB, with the protein MAYDVEKPDEQWREELTAAEYAVLRKAGTEPAFVGEYTDTKTAGVYSCRACGAELFRSDTKFESHCGWPSFYDPKDTDAVELIQDRSHGMARTEVRCARCGSHLGHVFEGEGYPTPTDQRYCINSISLRLTPQD; encoded by the coding sequence GTGGCGTACGACGTCGAGAAGCCGGACGAGCAGTGGCGCGAGGAGCTCACCGCCGCCGAGTACGCGGTGCTGCGCAAGGCGGGCACCGAGCCCGCCTTCGTCGGCGAGTACACCGACACCAAAACCGCCGGCGTCTACTCCTGCCGGGCGTGCGGCGCGGAGCTGTTCCGCTCCGACACGAAATTCGAGTCGCACTGCGGCTGGCCGTCCTTCTACGACCCGAAGGACACCGACGCGGTCGAACTGATCCAGGACCGCAGCCACGGCATGGCCCGCACCGAGGTCCGCTGCGCCCGCTGCGGCTCGCACCTGGGGCATGTCTTCGAGGGCGAGGGCTACCCCACCCCGACCGACCAGCGGTACTGCATCAACTCGATCTCCCTGCGGCTGACCCCGCAGGACTGA
- a CDS encoding CotH kinase family protein — MSPVDGTPRRRRLRDRVPVRLRHHWKPAGALCAGLAVMLYAFGDARISPYVTSSSRVEADTITEDVGGPVGLYDTSVRHSVQLEYKQTDFDKMMKEFKKDGTKDSIPADLTIDGVYLTDVGIRLKGNSTLMSLRGNNRGSGGGMPAGGAGRRGGQGDGRMPGGGDAPGGAQPPGAPADGGEATGGGQAAGGGEAAGDGGAAAGGRGGGGGMTQYNLSADKPEELPWLIKIDEYVEGRAYQGEREISLRPGSNSQVPLNEALALSLIDGTGEPAERYSLSTLKVNNRPTAVRLMVENPDTEYAEAVEGESVVYKARAGGTFDYQGDDPSKYETSFRQLNKVGSQDLEPVMKLTKWVEKASDKEFAADLDEYVDVDSFAHYVAAQNLLMNFDDMAGPGKNYLLGYDLNSKKFSVLGWDYNLTFSGDATAGPDDRMSMGGGMPEGLPEGMPELPEGAEMPDFGDMPDAPGGDAGKGGGGGGGMRSGHALKERFLKLDAFDAVYKKAYQDLYEKFYASGKATKTLDDLAEQATRAGVPAKDIESAVGTLRTTVTQRTTALAKNKEVTG; from the coding sequence GTGAGCCCCGTCGACGGCACGCCCCGGAGGCGACGGCTGCGCGACCGCGTGCCCGTACGGCTGCGGCACCACTGGAAGCCCGCCGGCGCCCTGTGCGCGGGGCTCGCGGTGATGCTGTACGCGTTCGGCGACGCCCGTATCTCCCCGTACGTCACCTCCTCCTCGCGGGTGGAGGCCGACACGATCACGGAGGACGTCGGCGGCCCGGTCGGGCTGTACGACACCTCCGTGCGGCACTCCGTGCAACTGGAGTACAAGCAGACCGACTTCGACAAGATGATGAAGGAGTTCAAGAAGGACGGGACCAAGGACTCGATCCCGGCGGACCTCACCATCGACGGGGTCTACCTGACCGACGTCGGCATCCGCCTCAAGGGCAACTCGACCCTGATGTCCCTGCGGGGCAACAACCGGGGCAGCGGTGGCGGTATGCCGGCCGGCGGCGCGGGCCGGCGCGGCGGGCAGGGCGACGGCCGGATGCCCGGCGGCGGGGATGCCCCGGGCGGCGCACAGCCGCCGGGCGCCCCGGCGGACGGCGGTGAGGCGACTGGTGGTGGTCAGGCGGCCGGTGGTGGTGAAGCGGCCGGTGATGGCGGGGCCGCTGCCGGTGGGCGGGGCGGGGGTGGCGGGATGACGCAGTACAACCTGTCCGCCGACAAGCCCGAGGAGCTGCCCTGGCTCATCAAGATCGACGAGTACGTGGAGGGCCGCGCCTACCAGGGCGAGCGGGAGATCTCGCTGCGTCCGGGCAGCAACTCCCAGGTCCCGCTCAACGAGGCGCTGGCCCTCTCGCTGATCGACGGGACCGGGGAGCCGGCCGAGCGGTACAGCCTCTCGACCCTGAAGGTCAACAACCGGCCGACGGCCGTGCGGCTGATGGTCGAGAACCCGGACACGGAGTACGCCGAGGCCGTCGAGGGCGAGTCCGTGGTCTACAAGGCCAGGGCGGGCGGGACGTTCGACTACCAGGGGGACGACCCCTCGAAGTACGAGACGTCCTTCCGGCAGCTGAACAAGGTCGGCAGCCAGGACCTCGAACCCGTGATGAAGCTGACCAAGTGGGTGGAGAAGGCCTCCGACAAGGAGTTCGCCGCCGATCTGGACGAGTACGTGGACGTCGACTCGTTCGCCCACTACGTCGCGGCGCAGAACCTGCTGATGAACTTCGACGACATGGCGGGCCCGGGGAAGAACTACCTGCTCGGGTACGACCTGAACTCCAAGAAGTTCTCGGTGCTGGGCTGGGACTACAACCTCACGTTCAGCGGGGACGCCACCGCCGGGCCCGACGACCGGATGAGCATGGGCGGCGGCATGCCCGAGGGCCTGCCGGAAGGGATGCCCGAGCTGCCCGAGGGCGCGGAGATGCCCGACTTCGGCGACATGCCCGACGCGCCGGGCGGTGACGCGGGCAAGGGCGGCGGCGGAGGCGGCGGCATGCGGTCCGGGCACGCGCTGAAGGAACGGTTCCTGAAGCTCGACGCCTTCGACGCGGTGTACAAGAAGGCGTACCAGGACCTGTACGAGAAGTTCTACGCCTCCGGCAAGGCCACGAAGACCCTGGACGACCTCGCGGAGCAGGCGACCAGGGCCGGTGTCCCCGCGAAGGACATCGAGAGCGCGGTCGGCACCCTGCGCACCACGGTCACCCAGCGCACGACGGCGCTGGCGAAGAACAAGGAGGTAACCGGCTGA
- a CDS encoding polyphosphate polymerase domain-containing protein has translation MSQPDTAPPGGPAQGHPTGTEDPPPLHVASRLHAFNRYELKYLVPVELAADLRDELAERMDRDLNSPVGGYGVWSLYYDSPELRFYWEKIEGLKFRRKLRIRHYGDPVGVTDDSPVCVEVKQRVNRVTQKRRITLPYGTARQLCDERRTVEHAPNERAFIHEVLDLVVRLNLRPTAMTGYQREALVGRASDTGLRVTFDRRVRGRDRDFHFGQANPENRFTVPPHMSVMEIKVNERTPHWITDLAARRNLSLIRVSKYVQSIEAFGLAPRSVFHLDEAACPPPATPLDTRLPAQESPVKAGAQ, from the coding sequence GTGTCGCAACCCGACACGGCTCCGCCCGGAGGGCCCGCCCAGGGGCACCCCACGGGCACGGAGGACCCCCCACCGCTGCATGTGGCGAGCAGGCTGCACGCCTTCAACAGATACGAGCTCAAATACCTGGTCCCCGTGGAGCTGGCCGCGGACCTCCGCGACGAACTCGCGGAGCGGATGGACCGCGACCTGAACAGTCCGGTCGGCGGCTACGGCGTGTGGAGCCTCTACTACGACTCCCCCGAACTGCGGTTCTACTGGGAGAAGATCGAGGGCCTGAAGTTCCGCCGCAAGCTGCGCATCAGGCACTACGGCGATCCGGTCGGGGTCACGGACGACTCCCCGGTCTGCGTCGAGGTCAAACAGCGCGTCAACCGGGTCACCCAGAAGCGCCGCATCACCCTGCCCTACGGCACGGCCCGTCAGCTCTGCGACGAGCGGCGGACGGTGGAGCACGCGCCGAACGAGCGCGCGTTCATCCATGAGGTGCTCGACCTGGTCGTACGGCTCAACCTCCGGCCCACCGCGATGACCGGGTACCAGCGCGAGGCGCTGGTCGGGCGCGCGTCGGACACCGGGCTGCGGGTCACCTTCGACCGGCGCGTCCGGGGCCGCGACCGCGACTTCCACTTCGGGCAGGCCAATCCGGAGAACCGGTTCACCGTCCCGCCGCACATGTCGGTGATGGAGATCAAGGTCAACGAGCGCACCCCGCACTGGATCACCGACCTGGCGGCCCGCCGCAATCTCAGCCTCATCCGGGTCTCCAAGTACGTCCAGTCCATCGAGGCGTTCGGGCTGGCGCCCCGCTCCGTCTTCCATCTCGACGAGGCGGCCTGCCCGCCGCCCGCCACCCCCCTCGACACGCGGCTGCCGGCACAGGAGTCGCCGGTGAAAGCAGGAGCACAGTGA
- a CDS encoding pyrimidine reductase family protein: MRRLFPVTDLTAADAPRAWSLDDLADAYAYPGTEGPWLRANMVSTLDGAAQHDGRSQPISCESDMRIFGTLRGLADVVIAGAETVRQEGYRPARAREAFAARRAAAGQGPAPAVAVVSGSLDLDFSLPLFVSPLVPTLVLTGAGAPPDRIAAARKAGADVVIAGEGSRVEPARAVRELAGRGLRRLLTEGGPRLLGQFVAAGVLDELCLTVAPLLTAGDAQRIAGGPAVTVPKRFALASLLEEDGFLFSRYRRS, encoded by the coding sequence ATGCGACGCCTGTTCCCTGTGACCGACCTGACAGCGGCCGACGCCCCGCGCGCGTGGAGCCTGGACGACCTCGCCGACGCCTACGCCTATCCCGGCACGGAGGGCCCCTGGCTGCGCGCCAACATGGTGTCGACCCTCGACGGGGCCGCCCAGCACGACGGCCGCTCCCAGCCGATCTCCTGCGAGAGCGACATGCGGATCTTCGGCACCCTGCGCGGTCTGGCCGACGTGGTGATCGCGGGCGCGGAGACCGTACGCCAGGAGGGCTACCGGCCGGCCCGCGCCCGGGAGGCCTTCGCGGCGCGGCGGGCGGCGGCCGGCCAGGGCCCCGCCCCGGCCGTCGCCGTGGTGAGCGGCAGCCTGGACCTGGACTTCTCGCTCCCGCTGTTCGTCTCCCCGCTCGTCCCGACGCTCGTGCTGACCGGTGCGGGCGCCCCGCCCGACCGGATCGCGGCGGCCCGGAAGGCCGGCGCCGACGTGGTGATCGCGGGGGAGGGCTCGCGCGTGGAACCCGCCAGGGCCGTGCGGGAGCTGGCCGGCCGGGGGCTGCGCAGGCTGCTGACGGAGGGCGGGCCCCGGCTGCTCGGGCAGTTCGTGGCGGCGGGGGTGCTGGACGAGCTGTGCCTGACCGTCGCGCCCCTGCTCACGGCCGGTGACGCCCAGCGGATCGCGGGCGGGCCCGCCGTCACCGTGCCGAAACGATTCGCCTTGGCTTCCCTGCTGGAGGAGGACGGTTTCCTCTTCTCCCGGTACCGCCGGAGCTGA
- a CDS encoding OsmC family peroxiredoxin — MATTRQAHTVWEGNLLEGKGVVTFDSSGIGDYPVSWPARAEQANGKTSPEELIAAAHSSCFSMALSNGLASAGTPPTRLDTKAEVTFQPGTGITGIHLTVEGEVPGLDEAGFAEAAEEAKANCPVSQALSGTTITLSATLA, encoded by the coding sequence ATGGCTACCACGCGTCAGGCGCACACGGTCTGGGAAGGCAACCTCCTTGAGGGCAAGGGCGTCGTCACGTTCGACTCCTCCGGGATCGGTGACTACCCGGTCTCCTGGCCTGCCCGCGCCGAGCAGGCGAACGGGAAGACCAGCCCGGAGGAGCTGATCGCCGCGGCCCACTCCAGCTGCTTCTCGATGGCCCTCTCCAACGGTCTCGCCTCGGCCGGCACCCCGCCGACCCGGCTGGACACCAAGGCCGAGGTCACGTTCCAGCCGGGCACCGGCATCACGGGCATCCACCTCACCGTGGAGGGCGAGGTGCCCGGTCTCGACGAGGCCGGCTTCGCCGAGGCGGCCGAGGAAGCGAAGGCGAACTGCCCGGTCAGCCAGGCCCTGTCGGGCACCACGATCACGCTGAGCGCCACGCTCGCCTGA
- the murC gene encoding UDP-N-acetylmuramate--L-alanine ligase: protein MAPGIPAAMERPHFIGIGGAGMSGIAKILAQRGAKVAGSDAKESPTAEALRALGATVHIGHAAGHLADDATCVVVSSAIRADNPELVRAGELSVPVVHRSDALASLMHGLRSIAVAGTHGKTTTTSMLAVALSELGLDPSYAIGGDLAGPGTNATHGEGDIFVAEADESDRSFHKYDPDVAIVLNAELDHHANYASMDEIHESFETFAGKIVPGGTLVVSADQSGAVELTRRVRAALPALTVVTYGESEAADVRVHKITPRGLTSEVTVVLGGKFLTFTVSVPGRHYALNAVAALASGIALGIPAHNLASALGKYTGVKRRLQLKGEAAGVQVIDSYAHHPTEMAADLEAMRGAASDARLLVVFQPHLFSRTQELGTEMGQALALADASVVLDIYPAREDPVPGVTSALIIDAARAAGADVTAVHDKAEVPEAVAGMAKPGDLVLTMGAGDVTDLGPQILDHLSS, encoded by the coding sequence ATGGCACCCGGCATTCCCGCCGCCATGGAACGACCGCACTTCATCGGCATCGGCGGCGCCGGAATGTCGGGCATCGCGAAGATCCTCGCCCAGCGCGGCGCGAAGGTCGCGGGCAGCGACGCCAAGGAGTCACCGACCGCCGAGGCGCTGCGCGCGCTGGGGGCGACCGTCCACATCGGGCACGCCGCCGGACACCTGGCCGACGACGCCACCTGCGTGGTCGTCTCCAGCGCCATCCGCGCCGACAACCCGGAGCTGGTGCGCGCCGGGGAGCTGTCGGTCCCCGTCGTGCACCGCTCCGACGCGCTGGCCTCCCTGATGCACGGACTGCGCTCCATCGCCGTCGCGGGCACCCATGGCAAGACGACGACCACGTCGATGCTGGCCGTCGCCCTGAGCGAGCTGGGCCTCGACCCCTCGTACGCGATCGGCGGCGACCTGGCGGGCCCCGGCACCAACGCCACGCACGGCGAGGGCGACATCTTCGTCGCCGAGGCCGACGAGAGCGACCGCAGCTTCCACAAGTACGACCCCGACGTCGCGATCGTCCTCAACGCCGAGCTGGACCACCACGCGAACTACGCCTCGATGGACGAGATCCACGAGTCCTTCGAGACCTTCGCCGGCAAGATCGTCCCCGGCGGCACCCTGGTCGTCTCCGCCGACCAGTCGGGCGCCGTCGAACTGACCCGCCGGGTGCGCGCCGCCCTGCCCGCGCTCACGGTCGTCACCTACGGCGAGTCCGAGGCCGCCGACGTACGCGTCCACAAGATCACCCCGCGCGGCCTGACCAGCGAGGTCACGGTGGTCCTGGGCGGCAAGTTCCTCACCTTCACGGTCTCGGTCCCCGGCCGCCACTACGCCCTCAACGCCGTCGCCGCCCTCGCGTCGGGCATCGCCCTCGGCATCCCCGCCCACAACCTCGCCTCGGCCCTCGGCAAGTACACCGGGGTCAAGCGCCGCCTCCAGCTCAAGGGCGAGGCGGCCGGCGTCCAGGTCATCGACAGCTACGCCCACCACCCCACCGAGATGGCCGCCGACCTGGAGGCCATGCGCGGCGCCGCCTCCGACGCCCGGCTCCTCGTCGTCTTCCAGCCCCACCTGTTCTCCCGCACCCAGGAGCTGGGCACCGAGATGGGCCAGGCCCTCGCCCTCGCCGACGCCTCCGTGGTCCTGGACATCTACCCGGCCCGCGAGGACCCGGTCCCCGGCGTCACCAGCGCCCTGATCATCGACGCCGCGCGGGCCGCCGGCGCCGACGTCACCGCCGTCCACGACAAGGCGGAGGTCCCCGAGGCCGTCGCGGGAATGGCGAAGCCCGGCGACCTCGTTCTCACCATGGGAGCGGGCGACGTCACCGACCTCGGCCCGCAGATCCTGGACCACCTGTCGAGCTGA
- a CDS encoding DUF4956 domain-containing protein encodes MNFDLQELSGTFSVTDVVAAMVLSFVLSTIIGYVYRYTHRNVSYSQSYVQTLVIVGMIVALIMLVVGSNLARAFSLVGALSVVRFRNAVKETRDVGFIFLAMAIGMACGARFYTLAAVGAVVICVVVVIMHKFDWFALNVQRQVVKVQVPAGEDYTPGIRDVLIKYTTEFELVSTETIRGGALNEVFYTVRMKKGTEPGDLVTALQERTSGQRVTVLTGYDTTDL; translated from the coding sequence GTGAATTTCGATCTGCAGGAACTCAGCGGGACGTTCAGCGTCACCGACGTCGTCGCGGCGATGGTGCTGTCCTTCGTCCTGAGCACGATCATCGGCTACGTCTACCGGTACACCCACCGGAACGTGTCCTACAGCCAGTCCTACGTGCAGACCCTCGTCATCGTCGGCATGATCGTCGCACTGATCATGCTGGTCGTCGGCTCCAACCTGGCACGGGCGTTCTCCCTGGTCGGCGCGTTGTCCGTGGTCCGGTTCCGTAACGCGGTCAAGGAGACCCGGGACGTCGGGTTCATCTTCCTGGCCATGGCGATCGGCATGGCCTGCGGTGCGCGCTTCTACACACTGGCCGCGGTCGGCGCGGTCGTGATCTGCGTGGTCGTCGTCATCATGCACAAGTTCGACTGGTTCGCCCTGAACGTCCAGCGCCAGGTCGTCAAGGTCCAGGTCCCGGCGGGCGAGGACTACACCCCGGGCATCCGTGACGTCCTGATCAAGTACACGACCGAGTTCGAGCTGGTGAGCACGGAGACGATCCGCGGCGGGGCGCTGAACGAGGTGTTCTACACGGTCCGCATGAAGAAGGGCACGGAGCCCGGCGACCTGGTCACCGCGTTGCAGGAGCGCACCTCCGGCCAGCGGGTGACGGTCCTGACCGGTTACGACACCACCGACCTGTGA